The genomic window CAATCAACGCTTACAAAAATCTCCGTGACCCCGCCTCCCACATTACCTCGCtatcatgtgatcatgtgacCACAACATCACAACAAAAATGTCTGCCTGCTTCTTTTCGGTGCGGTAAATTGTTTTATCGTttcacaaatatattaaaaggGTCTGTGCGTGTGCGTCAAAACTACtgcaagactttttttttaaaccaaccGAGTCAGACAGTGAATAATTTACCACGTAAGCGACGGTACTTGTATCTGTCAGTTTATTATTGATTTGATTCATTAGTAACACTAATATCTTGTGTTTTGTGTAAAGCTTCATCATGGAGCCCACCGCATCGGGAATATTCTGCAACAGGATGCTCAGCATGGTGAACTCTGAGGATGTGAACGCCATCATTCAAGCTCAGAGACATATGTGGGTTTTCCTATCTAGTGAGTGACCTACCTAGGCAGCATTTGTACTGATTTTTGATTTTGCTGCATGTCTTCCAGGCTTGACCGGTTTGAGAAGACCAATGAGATGCTAATTAACTTCAATGGGCTGTCCAATGTGCGCTTACAACAGATGAATGAACACTTTCTAATGCACACCCGTACATTAATAGAGATGAAGAAAGACTTGGACAGCATCTTCAGACGAATAAGGTATTATATATCCATAACGTAACTATAAGGTGAATTAATGTACTGTGGGACACCTAAGATCTGCACATTTCTTATTCTATTACAAGCAAACGTATGATAACATTAATACATTCTGATAAAATTTTGGGCAAAttgaaagtatatatatatatatatatatatatatatatatatatatatatatatatatatatatataatgtattacaAAGTATGGTGCAACAAGTCATTTCCTAACATCATTTTGTGTTTCCTCAGGACTTTAAAAGGCAAGGTTGCGAAACAATATCCAGAGGCCTTTAGCAGTAAGTTATTATGCAGTATTTTATATTGGAATACACTAGGATTAAAACTGttataggcctaaataaaaaCTGCATAGAAATAACCAGAAATCTGATTCTGAGTAAAATGTGtgtgaataaatacatttattaagcgtTTATAACATGTAAgtttaaaatggctcatttgttGGCAGGTATTATGTTAAAGTCACCTTTTTTATTCAATGCTTATCAATGacttataatgcatttgtaaataaGTTATTAgtcattaacaaacacctttataaaccctttacaaagagaaccttaatgtaaagtgttaccagattttttattttttaaagaaaaacttgcttttattcagcaagtacgcatgatcaaaagtgaccataaaaacatttataatatatagtttgcacaaaaatatgaagcagcacagctgttttcaacattgattataataataatgtttcttgagcagcagatcagcatatcagaatgatttccgaaggatcatgtgacactgaagactggagtaatgatgctgaaaattcagctttaacattgcgggaataaattatattttaaaatatattcaaatagaaagcagctattttaaattataataatatttcacattattactgtattttttatcttttaagtACCCCAagcatttgaatatatatatatatagtgcattTCTAATTTTGTACCAGTTTTGCTCATGTACTTTTATCAAACCACTTTGTTTCCAAAAGACATCAATGAATGTTCCAACCTGGAGGATGATGATGAGTTTGACCCCATCCCTCCCAGTGTGGCCACCACCATCACTGCCACTGCAACGTCCGAACAGAGCACAGAGTCATGTGACACAAGCCCTGATGTGATCTCACCCACCATTAGCTGCTCTTCTGAAGATCCCTCTCAAGAGAACACCGGCACACCAACCTCTGACAGTCATGAACCGGCAGTGTTACGGGACGAGGGTCCGGATTCAGCTGacatttaaatttataatatGGTGTTTACTACATCCAGATgccacttaaagggttagttcacccaaaaatgaaaataatgtaatttattactcaccctcatgccgttccacacccgtaagaccttcgttcatcttcggaacacaaattaagatatttttgttgaaatccgatggctcagtgaggcctctatagccagcaatgacatttcctctctcaagatctataaagctactaaaaacatatttaaatcagttcatgtgagtccAGTGGtgcaatattaatatataacgACTTATATATTGATGGccgttttcaaaacactgcttgaggaagcttcggagcattatgaatcttttttGTTGATTCagcggttcggagtgccaaagtcacgtgatttcagcagtttggcgatttcacacgtgatctgaatcatgattcgacacaaaagattcataacgctccaaagcttcatgaagcagtgttttgaaatcgtcattttgtttttttggcgcaccaaaaatattctcgtcgctttataatattaatattgaaccactgtactcacatgaactgatttaaatatgtttttagtacattaatggatcttgagagaggaagtgtcattactggctatgcaggcctcatgagccatcggattttatcaaaaatatcttaatttgtgttctgaagatgaacgaaggtcttacaggtgtggaacgacatgagggtgagtaattaatgacagaattttcatttttgggtgaactaactctttaatgaTGCAAGTCTACGGCTTAAAGTTTACCATGTGAAAGTGTGCTActaattttgtgttattttcagttttctgtTACAACATTACATATATTTGAATGACTGCTCTGGTAATGGCCTAGAAAATTAATGCAAACTATTTTTTTGCAgataaaaaaaattccaaagATGATTATGATACAGTTAAATACAGACATGTGTACCTGTTGTTGTGTAATATTTCATGTTAAAACCGCATTAGTTattatttagtattattttttggACTAAGAAAATGTATGTCATGAATAAAAGCTTTGTCACAGTATGCAAGGTGAATCTGTTTGCATAAATTTGGATTATTTTGTACTCCAAATTCGGAATAGTCCACTAATCTTACTATTTCTAAAACATAGTAATAGAAATAGTGCTAGAAGTAAGCTAGTTTTCTATTCCGAATCCATTTTTTAAACAGTAAAaagactacattccccataattCACCGAACCGGAAGCTCGCGACTACAACGCATCAGCGTCCCTCTGTTCCGACTCCTCTACATTCTGTCCGTTATTTCATTAAACGCTTAATGTAAAAGaagattatttatttgaatattgtATATAAAAACAATGAGCCGCTTAAAATAGCCTTTCAAGGTAGGTAGAGAGCGAAATTATTAAAATGGCAAGCTAGTCAAGTGCACGGCTAGCAGTGGCTAACAGTAACCATAGACAACTGAGATAGTGGAGCGTTGACagataaattgtttaaataaattaactttaaaagatgtttacaatCAAAAAGTTAGGCCTACGTCCTAACTTCTATGTATTTAAACTTTTCGCATATTTAGCATTGTATGCTAATAACACAGAAAGTTAATGTAACTACTGCTCTTATGATTGTGCAACTCCTCTTGATGTACAAATGATGAATTGCAGCTTAAATTCATGAGGAAGATATCAGCCAGCTGCTGTGACGATGAGGAGGCTGAACAAAAAGAAAGCCCTGAACTTTGTGAAGGAGTTGGATGCTTTTCCAAAGGTTCCCGAGAGTTATGTGGAGACAACAGCGAGTGGAGGAACTGGTGAGAGATGAGCTGAGATTTCATTTGTCAAAATTATGGTTTGTTTAAACAGACTATATATGTGCACGAGTGTGTGTATCGGTGTTATTTTAACTGTTAGTATAAGTACTAGTAtagtatatactatatatagtaGTTAATATAAATGAGATActgttacagtttttattttgattaaaataaatgtgaccctggaccacaaaaccagtcacaaGTCGCACAGGCATATTTGTAgtaatagccaacaatacattgtatgggtcaaaatgatcaatttttcttttattctaaaaatcattaggatattaaaggattagttcactttcaaataaatttttcctgatcatttactcacccccatgtcatccaagatgttcatgtctttctttcgtcagtcaaaaagaaattaagaaaacattccaggattattctcatagtggacttcaatggtgcTCAAtggattgaaggtcaaaattgcagtttcagtgcagcttcaaagggctttaaactataccagacgaggaataagggtcttatctagagaaacgatcggccattttctaaaaaaaatacaaatatatgctttataaacacaaatgatcgccttgcacgtgcttccgctttttccgtattcttcaaaagcttacgctgtatgtcttacaccttccctattctacttatgggaCGAACGTGGCGGCAGTTACGTTTTTTACGTAAAGtttctactgtaaatatatcaaaaatgtatttttgtgagtggatatgcattgctaaagaCTTCATTTGGTCAACTTTAAATGCGATTTTCtcagtattttgattttttgcaccctcagattccagatattcaaatagttgtatctcggccaaatattgtcttatcctaacaaaccatacatcaatggaaagcttactTATTCAGCAAAATTGActcttatgactggttttgtggtccagggtcacacatGTTTTGAATAAGTTTTAGTTGTGTGTTTAGTGTTTttttgcccttttttttttttttttatgtgtatatatagtttttattactttttattttagttttatttattttagtacatcatgttaaactaaatgagaatgagaaatgtttccttgtcaaatagctaaaataaaatacgtTTATTGAaatatacagggagtgcagaattattaggcaagttgattttctgatcatattttttttccaagcacattttaccaattccaatccacatcaatcttaataactactattaatattgtttttaatcatttataagtgatatataattgttcatgaaggctggaaatgaagaatgccctatattcaggtgtgcagaattattaggcaggttttcttttacagataaaatgagccaaaaaagagatttaactcagactgaaaagtcaaaaattattaaatactcatgagaaggacgcaatactaatgtaatactagaaattgcaaagttaaagcatgaccattggacagtgaaatgctcattgggtcagcggggtcatacaaaaacagctggagaagaaaagacacgttaactgcaaaataattaagagttaaggtgaagaattaagtgtgaaaccatcaggaaccctttagtctccagcgccaccatttcccagtactgaaacctacctggagtcttcagaagtgtgaggtgtcaggatctcagagacttaggttaggtgaagaatcctaaaaaatgacccgctcttaataagaatcacaagctgaagtgttataaagtacatgaagactgggtttttataggccttatagacagacagcttgagagtgactcctgaaggaccagcaccacatcctcttgtaccactgtttgaagaatttatcttccagaatctggcagtaaggtgtgggagttcacttttagtccatctcttatcctgaaatgtccatcttgcagagatggactaaatgatcttccaaaacttactgccagattctggaagataaattcttcaaacagtggtacaagaggatgtggtgctggtccttcaggagtcactctcaagctgtctgtctataaggcctataaaaacccagtcttcatgtactttataacacttcagcttgtgattcttattaagagcgggtcattttttaggattcttcacctaacctaagtctctgagatcctgacacctcacacttctgaagactccaggtaggtttcagtactgggaaatggtggcgctggagactaaagggttcctgatggtttcacacttaattcttcaccttaattcttaattattttgcagttaacgtgtcttttcttctccagctgtttttgtatgaccacgctgacccaatgagcatttcactgtccaatggtcatgctttaactttgcaatttctagtattacattagtattgcgtccttcatttccagccttcatgaacaattatatatcacttataaatgattaaaaacaatattaatagtagttattacgattgatgtggattggaattggtaaaatgtgcttggaaaaaaaatatgatcagaaaatcaacttgcctaatatttctgcactccctgtatatatttatatatttaaattaaatgaacatttatttaaagtaaataattttttatggttttagtaattttattttttgttgactATTATAACCCTGATGTATGCcatatagacagatagacagatagatagatacttttTGGCTGTTCTCAAATATTACTGCTGTGGTACTTAATTGAATCATCATAAagcaaattaaatttttttctttctcagtgTCTGTGTTGGCCTTCATGGCCATGGCACTCTTGGCCTTCTTTGAGTTCTTTGTGTATCGGGACACATGGATGAAGTACGAGTATGAAGTGGATAAGGATTTTACTAGGTGACTTTTTTacataacagtaaattattttGTATCTGCATATAATATAGCAGTAAGCTGTGcattaaaaacactaacattttAGTTTGTTGATCTTGCAGCAAACTACGAATTAACATTGATATCACagttgccatgaggtgccaatGTAAGTAAATCTTACTGTAGTAATGGGTTGTATGACTTGTAGCATAAATTTGTCAGTAATCTtctgaattaatttaatttttttcttcagttgttGGTGCAGATGTGTTGGATCTCGCAGAGACGATGGTGGCGTCTGATGGCCTGCAGTATGAACCTGTGAGTATCTAAATGTTACTTATTTCCTAGTATATTTTATAGTTGTGCCATAACATGTTTACGACTCTTTCGCAGGTTGTTTTTGACCTTTCTCCTCAGCAGAGAATCTGGCACAGGTATATTACTTTTGATTACGTTTTCACCTGTGACGTTAGGATGCAATTCTAATGtcatatatttgtaaatataaagATGAAAAATCCTTTTTGTGTCCCTCAGAACACTTTTGCTCATTCAGAACCATCTGCGTGAGGAACATTCACTCCAGGATGTTCTGTTCAAGAATGTCATGAAAGGTGCCCCCACTGCTCTCCCACCCAGGTCAGAACACATGACACCACCGTATGAGAAGATATTACACCATGTCGAAcgtaaagtcggcatgaaacggaagttgtgaTTCTCTATTGTGGCGTATATCCAAGTAaaacggcttctcgaacaagaaaaaatgtgggGCGGGgattgattttgtccatcgggatttaattggatggttgtggtttgctgttggtcgatctcatgtgagtgacaggttgtcccacccAGTAATCACGTCAACAGAGAAGAGATGCcgttgcaagagggaggggaagatattttgaattaaattgaaGATTACGCAcatgaataaaacaaatgatgtgcacagataaatcatttataatgaatacagcaatattccataaaaaacaagaattgtccattttgttttcatggtGACTTTTTCTGTTTACTGTGTAGGGAAGATGACCCCACACAGCCCCTAAATGCCTGCCGGATTCATGGACACCTCTATGTCAATAAAGTAGCAGGAAATTTCCACATCACTGTTGGCAAGTATGTTTCGTTTCATTCTGTTTTTTGCATCCAATTACATTTTAACTTCTgtaaagttgtttttaacccttgtgcggtcttcgtttgggaagtacactcagggtcttcggggtctctacagaccccaggcaacaaaatgcaattttgtaacaaaatacttgtttgtttgttttttattttaaacaaatgtaattttattctgtttattaatgtttttactccatgtttgtgcagtttttggaggatttatcatatttttaaaatttatataaataaattaaaaataaataaataggtttttatataaaaaacagctttttatgtaaaattcactttagaaaagacccacatttctaaatttcattcatggggataacgtggataatttgacatggtttagtgtaagatttttgcccatcttttggaaaatgcagttataaaagtaaaaaaaaaaaacaaatttttaccagtagatgtctgcagagctccactatttgctatgtgtTATTTGACTGattgaaagacatcttttcacaagtttttttcagttggattcatatctaaatattctgaaatcacaattatgacaataaaggctacttttttgtcaaagtttagtattttttgtaatgaaaaaaatcattttttttatattgttacattatgatgagactccacttagaaaatggacaaaattcatcctcaaaatcaacatttttgaaaaacacatttttttcagtacaaaaaaaatggtaaactttgacaaaaagtaatttttattgtctttttattgtcataattgtgatttcataatatttagatataaatccaactgaaaaatacttgtgaaaagatgtctttcagtcagtcaaatagcacatagcaaatagtgAAGCTCTGCAGCCgtctactggtaaaagtgatattttttttttacttttaaaactgcattttccaaaagagggGCAAAAATGGTTACACTTAATCaagtcaaattatccatgttatccacatgaataaaagttagaaatgtgggtcttttataaagtgaattgtACATaataagctgtttttgtatccaaaaaatatttatttatttatattaatgtaaaatatatgacAAATcatccaaaaactgcacaaatatgaagtaaaaacattaataaacagagtaaaattacatttgttttttaaaaaacaattattttgttacaaaattaaattttgttGCCTGGTGTCTGtggagaccccaaagaccctgagtgtgcccttttttttacactaacataaaaacaagatatcagtccaatttttttttctttgtagatctagaaagtgttaacaactgtacaaagtttcatgtcatttggacaaagagaaccttttttgtttttattagagCAAACGTTGTTTGGGGTCTGTGCAGACCCCAAATACCTTATAAGGGTTAAACTTCTGTAAACGTACTTTTAGAGGTATGAATGTATGTCAGTTGAAGAGTCCATTTGATTGTTGATGTAGTCAAATGATGTACACTTTTTGAATGAGAATGAATATCATCTGCTGTCTGTGTATTTCCttatttcatgttcatttcaggGCCATCCCACACCCTCGAGGTCATGCTCATCTGGCGGCCCTGGTCAGCCATGAGAGTAAGCCAAAGAGTTTCTTCAGACCCTAACATAGTTTGTTCATAGCCTTGTTCTAGAAAAGTAGGGGTTTGTGATAAAATTTTGTATCTGAATGGCTGATTCTATGCAAAACAAATCCTGTGCTTTTGCATGCAGACTAGAAGGCAACATCTGTTCCACTGAAAAAGGAAGTGTAAGTCTTATGTTAAAGTTCAGTTTGCTAATAAGGACTGTTTTACTTTTCAGCATACAACTTCTCCCATCGGATAGACCATCTGTCTTTTGGAGAGGAAATACCAGGCATATTAAATCCACTGGATGGCACAGAAAAAGTGTCTGCAGATCGTAAGTGAttgtaactttaaaaaaaaaaataaggaaaAAGTGTGTTTCTAAATCCTCAGCATGAGGCTtaatcatttcacttttggtgtgaaagggtctTTAcgtttgccaaaaatagaactttagttttttcttatttaaaaaaacaaaaaagcaagcccaacccaggtgagaaaaagtaacgcaaaagtaatgtaacgtattgttatcgtgggcatttcaaaataccgtaaataataatttattaccaattattaaaatttttataatgcatataagaatactttccccatcaatcgtataaaatgcacaacaccgctgtattctgcgtcaaagggacatgcgctcagatgtaaacaagcccaacgtgcacgagaagcacatggcggaaccagtgaaggagacgcgcTGAATAAAaatgcgcgttcactctctgacagcagagggcgctgatggaacagcagagtgcagcggttaccccggaaaccccATAAACAAAGCAACTGCACTGGTGAAATTTTTAAAATGCctcaaacatatattttaatctggactacaacatgccctaatgattagaaatgttctgattacttgttattgttcagtaaaattTAAAGACATACGGCTTCATTAGttatgttaattcattatcactaaactgacagtaaaaatacttataaagcattaattattcttaattaatgttaatttcttagttactgtttaataacattactaaaatcaaaagtacttatttaatggacctgagataaaactaacaatgatcagttgtgtttcttaaCTAACTTAaccaaaaaataatactttctgtaacaaatgtagctgttgctcaatcttagttaatgcattaaataatgagaccttattgtaaagtgttacctgttcTTTATGGCCTAATTCTTctgcactttaatctgtttgaaaatgtgactttacatttttttttgttttttgtgtattgcattattgtatttaaacattcaaatttatttttattacaaaaagagttcttaaacctgttatactatgacaacactttttttgcaacttattttaatattgtgataataccgtatacagtgagaaaagcttcagcaattaatctcaacatgaaaatttgataccgtcacatgcctacttCACACTGACAAAATGAGCTGttcagtaaactgtactaactgacctacaggatctgacggatcgctgaactttttttcagtaacgttaaatgtgggctttataagcttattaataaatgttattagttaagataacaagCCTAATGTTAGCCATGACGGGAAAAAGTAGGTGACcattatctggcagttactatttttatgggtataaaattataattagcaggacaaaactgatgatagcttactctaattaattattgagcactgtctacagcaatcgatcttCTGTAACGTTAGTTCAActtgatttaaaggtgccatcgaatgttttttacaagatgtaatataagtctaaggtgtcccctgaatgtgtctgtgaagtttcagctcaaaataccccatagatttttttttaattcatttttttaactgcttattttggggcataattataaatgagccgatttatgctgcggcccctttaaatctcatgctctctgcccacggagctcgtgcttgccttaaacagcataaacaaagtttacacagctaatataaccctcaaatggatctttacaaagtgttcgtcgtgcatgcgtcggattatgtgagtgttgtatactgttatattgtttacatttgattctgaatgagtttgaggctgtgttccgtggctaacggctaatgctacactgttggagagatttataaagaatgaagttgtgtttatgaattatacagactgcaagtgtttagtaatgaaaatagcaatggctctcttgtctccgtgaatacagtaagaaacgatggtaactttaaccacatttaacagtacattagcaacatgctaacgaaacatttagaaagacaatttacaaatatcactaaaaatatcatgtaatcatggatcatgtcagttattattgctccatctgccatttttcgctattgttcttgcttgcttacctagtctgatgattcagctgtgcacagatccagacgttaatactggctgcccttgtgtaatgccttgaacatgagctggcatatgcaagtcgatgttatgttgagattcgcctgttcttcggaggtcttttaaacaaatgagatttatataaaaaggaggaaataatggagtttgagactcactgtatgtcatttccatgtactgaactcttgttattcaactatgcagaggtaaattcaatttttcattcgagggcacctttaaaatggcaggaccgtttctgacagtttagttgtttctagtggcatattatattgagtttatctactgaatttgctgtttcaaaattattgttgctctagaaacagaatagcctattattttataggtagaattttaaatggtgtataatttatatagcctatttaaaatacatcaatgatgATGCAGACGTCTGGGCAGAAGTCATACGATTTacattcagttcattacaatggaaggaagtgTCGTCGTGGCGTCCATGATtataacgcattacttttcaaagcaactttccccaacactgtttataaataacatttattgtttataatttttttgtttttgttgtttctgcTAGATAATCAGATGTTCCAGTACTTTATTACCATTGTGCCCACAAAACTGCAGACATACAAGTTGTCAGCGGACACACACCAGTATTCAGTCACTGAACGGGTACAGACGGCtttaaaatttcaaaatatatattcataacCATCTGTCGTTTTAATTAAAGTTGCATATCAAACTGACACAATTTGCTACATTTTacaaagttacattttaaaaagt from Chanodichthys erythropterus isolate Z2021 chromosome 24, ASM2448905v1, whole genome shotgun sequence includes these protein-coding regions:
- the kxd1 gene encoding kxDL motif-containing protein 1, which gives rise to MEPTASGIFCNRMLSMVNSEDVNAIIQAQRHMLDRFEKTNEMLINFNGLSNVRLQQMNEHFLMHTRTLIEMKKDLDSIFRRIRTLKGKVAKQYPEAFSNINECSNLEDDDEFDPIPPSVATTITATATSEQSTESCDTSPDVISPTISCSSEDPSQENTGTPTSDSHEPAVLRDEGPDSADI
- the ergic2 gene encoding endoplasmic reticulum-Golgi intermediate compartment protein 2; translation: MRRLNKKKALNFVKELDAFPKVPESYVETTASGGTVSVLAFMAMALLAFFEFFVYRDTWMKYEYEVDKDFTSKLRINIDITVAMRCQFVGADVLDLAETMVASDGLQYEPVVFDLSPQQRIWHRTLLLIQNHLREEHSLQDVLFKNVMKGAPTALPPREDDPTQPLNACRIHGHLYVNKVAGNFHITVGKAIPHPRGHAHLAALVSHETYNFSHRIDHLSFGEEIPGILNPLDGTEKVSADHNQMFQYFITIVPTKLQTYKLSADTHQYSVTERERVINHAAGSHGVSGIFMKYDISSLMVKVTEQHMPLWQFLVRLCGIIGGIFSTTGMLHGLVGFCVDVVCCRFKLGVYKPKTMSVFDGQVNSLTPLLSENGEH